Genomic window (Chryseobacterium bernardetii):
AATGTTTTCAGACAGCCGGAGATTATCATCAACAATCATGTCATGATTAATAAACTTCTCAGGTCAAATAATTATCAGTTTCAAATTGTAGACCCCGTTCCTTCTCTCACCCATGAGCTTTTGGTAAAAGATGCGGACGGAGAACCATGGCGCATGCTCAATTTTATAGAAAACAGTATTACTTTTGTTACTGTTCCCTCTTTACAGACAGCTTTTGAAGCAGCCAAAACCTTTGGTTATTTTCTCAAAACCGTCAATACTGAAATCCTGCCTGCTATTGAAGATCCCATTCCAGGTTTTCTCAATTTTGAAAAAAGGATTACAGATTACAAGAATTCATTAAAAAATGCAGCTCCTCATTTAAGAGAAAAGGCTAAGGCCGAAATAGAGATTACCAATCAGTTTCTTTCTTTACCTGATGAATGGATAGAAATGGAGAAAAAGGAGCAAATCCCGAAAAGAATCATCCATGCGGATGTGAAGATAAGCAATATCCTGTTCGATCAGCATCATAATTCATTAGCTGTTATTGATCTGGATACCATGATGGTTTCCACTATTTTATATGATTTCGGAACAATGGTTCAGTCCTATACCAATACGACCAATGAAGATGACGGTAGCGCCAAAAACAATTTCAATGCTGAAATGTATGAGGCTGTAAAAAAAGGATTCCTGTTTCATCTCAAAGAAAAATTAACCCCAAAAGAATATGACCGTCTTGATTATGCGGCACAAGTCGCCATTTATATTCAGGAGATCCGTTTTTTAACCGATTACCTTAACGGAAGCACCTACTACTCTATCACGCATCCGGAACACAATCTGGACAGGACAAGAAACCAGCTTGAATTACTAAAAGGATTAAGGGAATATTTAGGGAGTGAAGATTTTTAGCCCTATCTTTTTCATTAAGATTGCATACTATATTTAGATTCCTGCGGAATGACAATGTGTACGCATGCTCTGTTTGTCATCCTATGTTTGCAAAATATTAGATTTAACAAACAAAAAGGAAAAGAGAGTAAAGAATAAGGTTATCAATTGTCATTAGTCTCACAGACCGTTCGGAATGCTAATCCCTTTACTCTTTTACTACCAAACCTGAACAGATCATTAGGTAACAAGCCTGTATTTAGGATAGATAGGTAATAGTAGTATTCTCTTTTCCTGTAAAATTATAGGTATGGGTAAAATTATAGGAATTGACATTAGTAAGCAAGTTTTTGATGTAAGCTTTTTGGAAGGGAATCTTTGGAAGCATAAGGTCTTAAGCAATAAATTATTAGGTTTTGAAAAACTGATAACCTTCATTGAAAAAGAAGATATAGTAGTGATGGAAGCTTCAGGTACTTATTATCTTCCTTTAGCAGAATATCTTTATTCACAGGGGATTAATGTAGTGATAGAAAATCCTCTTTCCATCAAACGTTATGCTCAATCAAGACTCAAACGAGCCAAAACGGATAAAGCAGATTCGAAGGTTATTGCTGAATATGGCAAAAAGAATTTGGATGAGCTAAGTTTGTGGAATCCTGAGAGTAAAACGTGCATCAGAATTCGTCAAATGCATACAAGAATCCAAATGATTCAGAAACAAACCAGTCAGACTTATAATCAGTTAGAAGCTTTCAGAAGCAGTGGTTTTCTGGATGAAAAGTTAGAAATAGAAATGAACAATTCCATAGAACAACTTCGACTAGGAAAAGAAATATTGGAATCGGAGATAGAAAGGCTGGCCTTGGAAGAATTTGAACAAACCATTGAATGTCTTACCAGTATTCCCGGAATCGGAATAAAAACAGCTATTATGCTCATTGTGATTACAGATAATTTTAAAAAGTTCGAACATCATAAGCAACTCATTGCTTTTGTAGGATTCAGTCCTCGGATTTATGAAAGCGGAAGCAGTGTGAGAGGACGCTCAAGTATTTGTAAGATGGGTAAATCTCAGATCAGAAAGCTATTGTATCTATGCAGCTGGTCAGCCAAACGCTGGAATAAAAAATGTAAAGAAATGTATGAAAGACTTATCACAAAAGGAAAAGCAGAAAGAGTGGCAAAGATAGCTCTTGCCAATAAACTCTTAAAACAAGCATTTGCTATCGGAAAGAATAAAGAAAAATATAGAGAAGATTTTTGTTAAATAATTTGCTTTTTAACACAGATCATCCGTAGGAATCTATACGTTTATTCAGCACTAACTCTAAACTCTCCCACTCTCAAACTTAAAAAGCTCAAGCCACAAATTCCAATATTCTCTTCAACTCCTCCATCTTCTTTTCAAAGGAAACTGTATGAAGCGGACTTGTGGAGGGCAATTGAAAGATGGGTAATTTATAATTTTTTCCCAGCAGCTTTTGTAAGTTTTTGTAAGACTTCCCACCATTGCAGAAAATAGCTTTGACGTTCGGATGTTCTTCCAGCAGTTCTGCAATCTGATTGGCTTCTTCATTTCTGATCTCAGAATCCAGGCTTCCTTTTCTTTCACAGGAATCAATAACATCCCAAAGGGCAATATGATGTTTTTTCAGGGTTTCAATTCTCTGGGAATAGTCTTCTGTAAATTCTTCATTCAG
Coding sequences:
- a CDS encoding IS110 family RNA-guided transposase, which translates into the protein MGKIIGIDISKQVFDVSFLEGNLWKHKVLSNKLLGFEKLITFIEKEDIVVMEASGTYYLPLAEYLYSQGINVVIENPLSIKRYAQSRLKRAKTDKADSKVIAEYGKKNLDELSLWNPESKTCIRIRQMHTRIQMIQKQTSQTYNQLEAFRSSGFLDEKLEIEMNNSIEQLRLGKEILESEIERLALEEFEQTIECLTSIPGIGIKTAIMLIVITDNFKKFEHHKQLIAFVGFSPRIYESGSSVRGRSSICKMGKSQIRKLLYLCSWSAKRWNKKCKEMYERLITKGKAERVAKIALANKLLKQAFAIGKNKEKYREDFC
- a CDS encoding phosphotransferase enzyme family protein, with protein sequence MERIKDIVAQFISTENYSLSPITDGLINTTYLLEDKDNKEKFILQKINHNVFRQPEIIINNHVMINKLLRSNNYQFQIVDPVPSLTHELLVKDADGEPWRMLNFIENSITFVTVPSLQTAFEAAKTFGYFLKTVNTEILPAIEDPIPGFLNFEKRITDYKNSLKNAAPHLREKAKAEIEITNQFLSLPDEWIEMEKKEQIPKRIIHADVKISNILFDQHHNSLAVIDLDTMMVSTILYDFGTMVQSYTNTTNEDDGSAKNNFNAEMYEAVKKGFLFHLKEKLTPKEYDRLDYAAQVAIYIQEIRFLTDYLNGSTYYSITHPEHNLDRTRNQLELLKGLREYLGSEDF
- a CDS encoding DNA-deoxyinosine glycosylase; protein product: MQNRISSFPPLIDGQSEILILGSIPGVKSLQMQQYYAHPQNKFWKIIFELLNEEFTEDYSQRIETLKKHHIALWDVIDSCERKGSLDSEIRNEEANQIAELLEEHPNVKAIFCNGGKSYKNLQKLLGKNYKLPIFQLPSTSPLHTVSFEKKMEELKRILEFVA